The Sphingomonas sp. NBWT7 nucleotide sequence CACCCCGTGCAGCGTCGAAACCTTTCGGCATTTCTATCCCGACAAGCCGCTCCACCGCGGCTGTTTCGGCAACCTCGCCGCCGCGCTCGCGCGCTATGGCATCGCCGAGGACATGATCCCGAGCGCGTTCAACTGTTTCATGAACGTGCCGGTCGATGGAGAGACGGGCAAGCTGCGCGTCCTGCCGCCGATCAGCAAGGCGGGCGACCGCATCACCTTTCGCGCCGCGATGGACCTCGTCGTCGGCCTCACCGCCTGTTCGGCGTACGATTCGAACGGCGGCAGCTTCAAACCCATCGACTATCTGATCCGCTAGGCCGGCACCGCCGCGCCATCGCAGACGACGGGCTCTTCAAAAACGGCAAACCCCGGCTGCCGCGCGGCAACCGGGGTTCGTGATCGGCACCCGCACCCGATGTGGGGGCGGCGCCGGTGCCGAGCGATCGGTGATTAGCCGAGCAGCTTCAGCACGCCCTGCTGCGACTGGTTCGCCTGGCTGAGCATCGCGGTCGAGGCCTGCGACA carries:
- a CDS encoding DUF1989 domain-containing protein, with the protein product MPIDTAAARETATRIPERSGTAFRLAAGATLEVIDPKGCQVSDLLAFNADDVGEAISAGRTFDYAETIYLTTGHTLYSNRSRPMLEIVADDVGRHDFLLTPCSVETFRHFYPDKPLHRGCFGNLAAALARYGIAEDMIPSAFNCFMNVPVDGETGKLRVLPPISKAGDRITFRAAMDLVVGLTACSAYDSNGGSFKPIDYLIR